The DNA region CAACTGATGTAATAGGTTTTCACATCAGTAATATGTTTCGTGTGTTAATAAATTGAGAATggcaaatagatttttttctgtTTGTCTTAGTAGAACATGGAATAGACATATACTATCAACACTCTATCATAAGCGCACAAGATATACTAAAAAGAGTAGTCCGATCCCTAGAAGGTTCAAATCTGTCTTAACCGAATCACGCCAGCATTGCCACTACATCAGTTCGATTTCTACTCTTGCCTGTACTTAATGCACCTTGGGCTGATAACTCTTACTCACAAGAAAGTCTTATCAACCCCTCCGAATCTGGAACATTCTCCAATTCTTTCTCCGTTCTTAATATCTCAGTAACCCATTGCGGAATGAATTCACCATTTCTGGCTCAAACAGCAACCACCATAAGTATTCTGAAAAGAGCAATAAATCGGATCAAaacgagagagaaagagagagaggactaCATGCAAGCATTAGAAACACCGAAACGAGGTGTGAAGAAATCCAAGAGTCAATTCTTTTAAGATGAAGAAGATCCATCCCAATATGTAAACCAATCCTTTGTTGGGAGCTCTGCTCTGTTATTGTGGTGGGATGAGGAAATGGGCAAAACGGTAATATTGCGGCGTATCCCCAACTGTCATTACAAAGGAATCCAAACCGtccaccaaaaaaaataaaaaataaacatttcagAAGAACAAGACGACAAAAAAGTCCTAAAATAGCACGAGTCTGCAGCCTGcgcgtgtgtgtgtgtctatTTGTATCAGTTCCTGAACGTCGTCAACATTGATGCTAAATAACTACCAGTCTGTAGTAAACAAACTGTCCAAAACGAAAccctaatttattatattccGGGTGGGTTCTCAATCTCTCGTTTTACTTAGATATCTGAGCTCAAGACTGTGAGAAACATGACCAATCTCAGAACAATCTGTCGGCCCCACACTGTagtcttctccttcttcttaaGTTGCAGACAGCGAGCTCGAGCTAGGGTCTCGTTTCGAAATCCTAATCACAAGCCTCGATTCTCGTCTCCGCCGTCGTTCTCTCCTTGGTTCGAGTCCTTGGGTTCAAATGGGACTGAGCCCTGGTTTCGTCTAAGCCAGAGGAGGACCCTGGTTAGGGCTTCGAATTGGACCGATCAGAACTCTCCGTACGAAACTCTGGGTAATTAATTATCTTGTCTTTTGCTTAccctattaaaaagaaaatctttttttttttttttttttttttgtttttttaagttgtttaaaGATTCTGTTGATGAAATTATACAGACAACGGCGCTTTATTTATATACTCAGTGAGCTTCGTTGGATATCagataacaataataattaatgCCCATATATTTAAATGGCAGATATAATATACGTATTTGATACTGATTTGAATCcatatttatgaatatataCACATAGCCCCACCCTATCAAGATGGCGGGTTCTTTTCAAAGATGTGATAAGGTTTTTATCTGAAAGAGGACAAGAAAAGTGAAATCTTAATGCACTGATTGTTCTTCCTTCCGTTCATTATAGAGAAATGGAGTTTGAAGGAATAGTCTGTTACTCTTTTATAAGTTTCCTGATCGTGATCATAGGTGATGACATCTTTTAtggatttgatattatatatctGCATGTATCAGTTGCTGAAATTCGGATGTCTTATTATATCATTAGATTTTGAATAATTGATGACAAGGATGGAAACTAAGTTCCATCCGTTTAAGAAGTATAGCTGTATAGGTTCAACATATGATGAAAACTTTGTGAATGTGCTCTTTAATATGAGTTCACCTGCTGTTAGGTAATATTTACACCTTTTGGCTTGTCTGttctattattatgtttatgagTGGTTGACAAATTCTacctgaattttattttataatacagAGTTAGAAAGAGATGCTGATGAAGAACAGATAAAGTTCGCTTACAGGCGCTTGGCCAAATTTTATCATCCAGATGGTTTGTCCTTTGTAATGATTTCACTTATTCGGAAGTTCCATATGCATTATATCTGGTTTTCTTTTGTCATTGTATTATAGATGTAGCATGATTGTTCTTTGAAGCTTAGTTCCTGTTAGCTGTTGTGTATTGGTGTTTGCTTAAAAGCTGGCCCCCAGTCTTGGGCACTGTATTGATCCAGTTATCTTCCTGTTTCAAGTCTATGACGGTAGAGGGACTCTTGAGGAGGGGGAAACGGCTGAGGCTAGATTTATTAAGATTCAAGCTGCTTATGAGTTGCTCATAGATGATGAGAAGCGGAGGAAATATGATATGGATAACCAAGTCAATCCAATGAAGGTAAGATTTGCAATTTCTATTTTTCGGTATTATAGGAATAATGTGTaatagtgtgtgtgtgtgtatagcttgctttttctagaattttttttataaatacttgtCATAATTTTTAAACTGTTATAttgagtttaattattttatatactcGGGTGATTGTCTTTCTTATGAATCTTATGTTGCTACTTCCATCCCTTGCAAAAGTGCTATCTTATAATTAGTTTAGCATAATACTACTTCCCAGCTTGTATGGAATATAGTAACTGGAGACACTCGCAACTATTGCATCAATTActataaagaaagaaatggtACAGGAGGATCTCTCCACAATAACTTTTGTGAAAGAAACAGTACCAGAGGAGTTATGCACCATTACTTAACAAAGAGAATGGGTCAAACCAATGACTTATGAATTGTATATTTTCTAGTTTCACGGTAAAGCCAGCTGGAGCATGCATATAGATCCAATACAGCTTTTGTATCATGAGTCCCTCGTTGTGGTACTGTTAACTAATATGACTCGTACATTTTACTTCCCTTTTGAAAACAAATATCCACAAGCTgctctctttttgtttgtttttttttttttcttttggtaagAATGATCAGTACATTAGTAAActctttgattattattattttgcagtTTTGTCACACATAATACACAATTAGTCTAACTTATTCAGCCTTTGCTTTGGTTTCGAAAAATTTCATTAAGATtcttttaagcttttgtttgcATTCTGTGCTTGAAGTATTAGGAAACAGGTGAGTTCAAAGGTATTTAGTTTCTTAACAGTACACATACATgcaaatatatatgcatatatttgtAACTTTTTCCTATAATGCTTCAGAAAATTCTTGTAAGGTAACGATTAAGGATTTTAAGCTCTCGGTTGAAATATTGACTTAGATTCTTTGGAATATTTGTCCTATAAACCATGTAAATACATTGtcgaatttttctttttggtgctAAAACATAATGAGTTTAAGTTTAACTTGAACCGTTCTTGTTCAATGCTATGCTTCAATTCGGTGCTCCACTAAGCTTGcaaaatattgtgaatttcgAGTCTTCAAATGGACTTTGTctttcattcaaaaaaaaaaaaaaaattgattattcAGTCTGTCATTGAATTCAGATGCTTCAGTAATGGTTTTCCATTTCACTCTTATATCAGGCATCTCAAGCATGGATGGAGTGGCTTATGAAAAAGAGAAGAGCTTTTGATCAGCGGGGTGATATGGCCATTCAAGCTTGGGCTGAGCAGCAGCAGCATGAGTTGAATCTTCGTGTTCGCCGTCTTTCTCATACAAAGGTATTCAATTGAACTATATCAATATGTCCAGAAAGTGTTTAAATCGAGGCTTCATATTTACCTTCTCACAGCTCATTTGCCTAGGTCTTTGttcttgttctctctctctctctctctggataAATTTATGGCAATTCAACATAACGAAATGTATCCACAAGTGGATAGAAACTAGAATTCGGacgaaattttttaataaatctttttaCATGGTGcaacattaaaattttttggTGGATGCTGAAAATAAAGTTATGGGCATCATATGGCACCATATTAGTTTGGCaacatcccaaaataataatcattAGTGATTCTCGGTTGAAATAGTAGCTTTAGCTTTAATGGATCCATCTTTTCACTAACTGAACCATTTGATTCCTGGTCACATTTTActgcatttattttaaaaattataccaTAACTACAGGTTGATCCTGAAGAACAGAGGAGAATCCTGGCTAAGGAAAAAAAGGCATCCGAGGAGTATTTATCCAACACCCTTAGGCGTCATACACTTGTCTTGAAGAAAAGGGATTTGATGCGAAAGAAAGCAgacgaagagaagaaaaaggctTTCAGTCGGCTATTAGCTGCAGAAGGTATTGAGCTCGACACAGATGATGATGAGACACCATAGACAATTTCTTCCCTCACTGTCAGATGTCCCACATCTTACTACAGCATACGTTCTGGAACATACGTTGgctatacatatatttattgtgcaaagagagagagagaaaaaaagttgtatatatttttcctttcatggttgaaaagaaatgaatgagATTGCCATTTACAAATGGACCTGCtccttttttttgtcttttttcctttttgaactTATGGTCGCGTACATGTGCACGACATGGTGACCATAGGATAACTACTTGTGATGTTCCATTGAAGCAGCATCAATggatcaaaatattttcatttcatgtaATCACGTCTTTGACACAATCTAATAAAGAGGATTAACACCATCATCTATAACCATTGAAAGTTTATTCATTGTTTCCAGACGATGAGCAGATTACAATTTTCGCCTCATCTCACCCCGTAACAGGTTTATCCAAAATTATTTTGCTTGAAGAGCAAAATAAGCTTTGCTCGTCttgctccaaaaaaaaaaaaaaagcatgtaTACCAGATAAACCAAACAATAATGTTAAAACCTACACTAACGCAAAGAAACGAAATCTTAGCTGACACGGAGAAGATCCACCATGATACAAAACAAGCTTTGCCAGTAGGGACCCAAGTCTTGCCCCGGTGAACTgatatatatcaaaattttcagatgaaaattttgagttttaagattaaatattaaaatattatattttaatattattattattttggaatttgagaaagttaagaaaaagttaaattgtttattatattttgtatagggatttgaaaaggttgtaattatgagatgagaattttatgtttgatatgaaaatttctaatggccaaacagtaccttaGAGATCATAGGTTAGGATTCTCAAGATAAGCTGAATGTCTCTCCACGATAAGTCTTATCAGGGAATTCTCCACATCATTGCCAACCTGAGTCTTGTCTCGGTGAACTGATACTTTGTCATTAGTTGTAACAACTACAACCTCCTCTTTGCGGCTCAAAAGCTCATTCGCCACAACCATATGCATCTTGTACTTTTTAAGAGCCATATCAGCCTTCTCTAAAAGAATTTTTGTATCTGTCTCTAGCTGTAAAGTCAGGCAGGAAAACTCTTCAGTCCCACATACTAAAGCCTGATTAATTGACAGGCACTTCTTAATTCggcat from Carya illinoinensis cultivar Pawnee chromosome 6, C.illinoinensisPawnee_v1, whole genome shotgun sequence includes:
- the LOC122313155 gene encoding pre-mRNA-splicing factor cwf23-like, with protein sequence MTNLRTICRPHTVVFSFFLSCRQRARARVSFRNPNHKPRFSSPPSFSPWFESLGSNGTEPWFRLSQRRTLVRASNWTDQNSPYETLELERDADEEQIKFAYRRLAKFYHPDVYDGRGTLEEGETAEARFIKIQAAYELLIDDEKRRKYDMDNQVNPMKASQAWMEWLMKKRRAFDQRGDMAIQAWAEQQQHELNLRVRRLSHTKVDPEEQRRILAKEKKASEEYLSNTLRRHTLVLKKRDLMRKKADEEKKKAFSRLLAAEGIELDTDDDETP